One stretch of Gadus macrocephalus chromosome 12, ASM3116895v1 DNA includes these proteins:
- the LOC132469541 gene encoding uncharacterized protein LOC132469541, giving the protein MSEEDEEVLCEEPSQTCDPHQNGIDKFIVCQEELMALFAICPACCEKSDSRIVQQEGTFVKIEQVCACGYQRFWQNQPILNRNMPTCNLLLSGAIHFSGCLATQTLRMMTLFGLQCISASTFFRHQRRYTIPVIIQAWQNEQAKNFSDLKAMDGGLVVAGDCRSDSPGHCAKYGSYTLIEDRVNKVVDVQLVQSSEVPNSSWCEMEGLKRSIGLLRRNDLHLSTLITDRHRQVAKWVREELCPEGTQHYFDVWHIGKSLGKALDTASKDRQCEQLQLWRPAIVNHLYWTAASTPDGNPAVMEAKWRSLVNHIQDIHDHDTPAFSSCAHAPLEGDQ; this is encoded by the exons ATgtctgaggaggatgaggaggtgttgTGTGAGGAGCCATCTCAAACTTGTGACCCCCACCAAAA TGGCATTgacaaattcattgtttgccAAGAGGAGCTCATGGCCCTGTTTGCCATCTGTCCGGCCTGTTGTGAGAAGTCAGATAGTAGAATCGTGCAGCAGGAAGGAACATTTGTTAAAATAGAGCAG GTCTGTGCATGTGGCTACCAGCGTTTCTGGCAAAACCAGCCGATCCTAAACAGGAATATGCCAACCTGTAACCTCCTTTTAAGCGGGGCCATCCATTTCTCTGGATGTTTGGCCACCCAGACATTACGGATGATGACCCTGTTTGGCCTTCAGTGCATCAGCGCAAGCACTTTCTTTCGCCATCAGCGCCGTTACACCATCCCCGTCATCATTCAGGCCTGGCAGAACGAGCAGGCCAAGAATTTTAGTGACCTCAAGGCAATGGATGGAGGCCTAGTTGTTGCTGGTGACTGCAG GTCAGATTCTCCAGGGCACTGTGCAAAGTACGGCTCCTACACATTGATAGAGGACAGAGTAAACAAGGTGGttgatgttcagcttgttcag AGCTCAGAGGTCCCCAACAGCTCTTGGTGTGAGATGGAGGGGCTCAAGCGCAGCATTGGCTTGCTGAGGCGGAACGACCTGCATTTGTCAACCCTCATCACAGACAGACATCGCCAG GTTGCCAAATGGGTGAGAGAAGAGCTGTGCCCTGAAGGGACACAGCATTATTTTGATGTCTGGCACATTGGGAAAA GTCTGGGGAAGGCCTTGGATACAGCCTCAAAAGACAGACAGTGTGAACAACTACAGTTGTGGAGGCCAGCCATAGTAAACCACCTGTACTGGACTGCAGCCTCAACCCCTGATGGCAATCCAGCTGTGATGGAGGCCAAATGGAGAAGCTTGGTGAATCACATTCAGGACATCCACGACCATGACACCCCTGCCTTCTCCAGTTGCGCTCATGCCCCTCTGGAGGGGGATCAATGA